In Raphanus sativus cultivar WK10039 chromosome 5, ASM80110v3, whole genome shotgun sequence, the following proteins share a genomic window:
- the LOC108805228 gene encoding polygalacturonase At1g48100 has protein sequence MIMRRSLRLGSITMIMLMAVLVWSITLETCIARRGRHWRHNHRSSSDLSDSLSSKKPKTHTHHSHHSSHNNNHNHHQKSKPKPKPKLKTPAKGDHNNSPVVSRPPKFQPPSLPPLKGSKIFNVMDFGAKGDGKCDDTKAFEGAWAAACKVEASMMIIPPDYTFLVGPISFSGPYCQANIVFQLDGTIIAPTDAKSWGKGLMWWIDFTKLKGIKVQGKGVIDGRGSGWWQQDYPFIDGETKLIVPLNNSVHQNTPMPIRSELDWKMPSIKPTALRFYGSVGVEVSGITIQNSPQCHLKFDNCVDVLVHDMVVSSPGDSPNTDGIHLQNTRDVLIHSSTLACGDDCISIQTGCSNVYIHNINCGPGHGISIGSLGKDSTKACVSNITVRDVAMHNTMTGVRIKTWQGGVGSVKGILFSNIQLNEVQLPIVIDQFYCDHTTCKNQTSAVAVEGVTYEKIKGTYTVKPVHFACSDDFPCVDVQLSGIELKPVQERYHMYDPFCWQTFGELNTPTLPPIDCLQIGKPARNRVQSDHDVC, from the exons ATGATAATGAGAAGAAGTCTAAGGCTGGGAAGCATCACAATGATAATGTTAATGGCGGTTTTAGTATGGTCCATAACTCTAGAGACCTGCATTGCTAGAAGAGGAAGACATTGGAGACATAACCACCGAAGCTCCTCTGACTTGTCTGATTCCTTGTCAAGCAAGAAACCAAAAACCCACACTCATCACAGTCACCATAGCTCACACAACAACAACCATAATCATCACCAAAAGtctaaacctaaaccaaaaccaaagctGAAAACGCCAGCAAAAGGTGACCATAATAACTCTCCCGTGGTTTCACGGCCCCCAAAATTCCAACCACCGTCTCTGCCGCCGCTAAAGGGatccaaaattttcaatgtgatgGATTTTGGCGCAAAGGGTGATGGCAAATGTGATGACACTAag GCGTTTGAAGGGGCTTGGGCGGCTGCTTGCAAAGTAGAGGCATCGATGATGATCATACCACCTGATTACACTTTCCTTGTCGGTCCAATCTCATTCTCTGGTCCTTATTGTCAAGCTAACATTGTGTTTCAG CTTGATGGGACGATCATAGCTCCAACGGATGCAAAATCATGGGGGAAAGGGTTAATGTGGTGGATTGATTTCACAAAGCTGAAAGGTATTAAAGTACAAGGGAAAGGTGTGATTGATGGAAGAGGCTCAGGTTGGTGGCAACAAGATTACCCTTTCATTGATGGTGAAACCAAGCTCATTGTTCCCTTGAACAACTCTGTTCACCAAAACACTCCAATGCCT ATAAGAAGTGAGCTTGATTGGAAGATGCCAAGCATCAAACCAACG GCACTGCGATTCTACGGTAGTGTTGGCGTGGAAGTATCTGGTATAACGATCCAAAACAGTCCTCAATGTCACCTCAAGTTCGATAACTGCGTCGACGTTTTGGTACATGACATGGTCGTTTCTTCACCCGGTGACAGTCCAAACACTGACGGGATTCACCTCCAGAACACCAGAGATGTCCTCATTCACAGCTCAACTCTCGCTTGCG GAGATGACTGTATCTCAATCCAAACAGGTTGCTCGaatgtatatatacacaacATAAACTGTGGACCAGGTCACGGCATCAGCATTGGTAGTCTTGGCAAAGACAGCACAAAAGCCTGCGTCTCCAACATAACAGTACGAGACGTGGCTATGCACAACACGATGACAGGCGTCAGGATCAAGACATGGCAAGGAGGAGTAGGATCAGTGAAAGGGATACTCTTCTCAAACATTCAACTCAACGAAGTCCAGCTTCCAATAGTGATAGATCAATTCTACTGTGACCATACCACATGTAAGAACCAGACATCAGCGGTTGCAGTTGAAGGAGTGACTTATGAGAAGATTAAAGGCACGTACACAGTGAAACCGGTTCATTTCGCATGCAGCGATGACTTTCCATGCGTAGATGTGCAGTTATCTGGAATTGAGCTTAAACCGGTTCAAGAACGGTATCATATGTATGATCCTTTTTGCTGGCAGACATTTGGTGAGCTCAACACTCCTACTCTTCCTCCTATTGATTGTTTACAGATTGGGAAGCCTGCGAGAAACAGAGTTCAGTCTGATCATGATGTATGTTGA
- the LOC108805230 gene encoding transcription factor bHLH90, with the protein MMRSVERVKEFLRPLVDSRDWDFCVIWKLGDDPSRFIEWMGCCCSGSYTDNNIKHENVEVEEQEERQKMMSCICRDEHNKHHIRSLACESLSRFPLFIPLYPGIHGEVVMSKSPKWLINSGLGSKQDMFRTRVLVPVRDGLVELFSFTMKPVDESMVDVIISHCNAFFEPFPEQTFPCGEQAPCLTVMNKQENVVMQDNKKLTNNENFKSKNLHSERKRRERLNQRIYALRALVPVMTKMNKNGALSDAVDYINELLVEKQKLEDELSGISEVECRAEEEAVIANPEAEKVSYELNKKENNNEVNLEVHETGEGDFLIRVAQGHKRDGFKRLIEAVDSCGLEIIHVNFTRLDLSVMTILNVKANKDGTTREDLRDLLLEMMITSENPNAESAKQCT; encoded by the exons atgatGAGAAGTGTTGAGAGAGTGAAGGAGTTTCTTAGACCCTTGGTTGATTCCAGAGACTGGGACTTTTGCGTTATCTGGAAACTCGGTGATGATCCTTCTAG GTTTATTGAATGGATGGGATGCTGCTGCAGTGGTAGTTATACTGATAACAACATTAAGCATGAAAATGTGGAAgtagaagaacaagaagagagacAAAAGATGATGAGCTGTATTTGCAGAGATGAACATAACAAGCATCATATAAGAAGCCTAGCTTGTGAATCTCTTTCTCGTTTTCCTCTCTTCATACCTCTCTATCCCGG GATTCATGGAGAAGTAGTCATGTCTAAATCTCCCAAATGGTTGATTAATTCAGGTCTAGGATCTAAACAG gATATGTTTAGAACACGGGTTCTTGTCCCTGTCCGTGATGGTCTAGTTGAACTTTTCTCCTTCACAATG AAACCAGTTGATGAAAGCATGGTTGATGTGATCATATCGCATTGTAACGCCTTCTTCGAACCATTCCCTGAACAAACATTTCCATGTGGGGAACAAGCGCCGTGTTTGACTGTGATGAACAAGCAAGAGAATGTGGTGATGCAAGATAATAAGAAGCTgactaataatgaaaatttcaaatcaaAGAATCTTCAttcagagagaaaaagaagagagaggcTTAATCAGAGAATCTATGCCCTAAGAGCCTTAGTCCCTGTCATGACAAAG ATGAATAAAAATGGAGCTCTTAGTGATGCGGTTGATTACATCAATGAACTGCTGGTGGAGAAGCAGAAACTTGAAGACGAGCTGAGTGGAATCAGCGAGGTAGAATGCAGAGCAGAGGAAGAAGCTGTGATAGCTAATCCAGAAGCTGAAAAAGTTTCCTATGAACTCAACAAGAAAGAGAACAACAACGAG GTGAATCTTGAAGTCCACGAGACTGGTGAGGGAGATTTCTTGATTCGTGTCGCACAGGGGCATAAACGAGATGGATTCAAGAGGTTGATAGAAGCTGTAGATTCGTGTGGACTTGAGATCATCCATGTCAATTTCACCAGACTCGACCTCAGTGTCATGACCATTCTCAATGTTAAG GCGAACAAAGACGGAACTACACGTGAAGATCTGAGAGATTTGCTGCTGGAGATGATGATAACTTCAGAAAACCCTAATGCAGAGTCTGCAAAACAGTGTACATAA